A window of the Tursiops truncatus isolate mTurTru1 chromosome 14, mTurTru1.mat.Y, whole genome shotgun sequence genome harbors these coding sequences:
- the ASPRV1 gene encoding retroviral-like aspartic protease 1 produces the protein MAGSAARSWEGHREHAFVLEPFDGANVAPHLWLNRFEVISDLSHWDHATKLRFLKESLRGDALEAYSGLSPEDQGEYGAVKEALLKTTGGPGAAHSYQPKEILFANSMGKGYYLKGNIGDVPVSFLVDSGAQVSVVHPRLWKEVTGGDLDTLRPFENVVKVANGAEMKILGVWDTVISLGTLKLKAAFLVANASAEDAIIGTDLLQDHNAVLDFEHRTCTLQGKKFRLLPVGGSLEDEFDLEFIEEELYSEEGRQQLPY, from the coding sequence aTGGCCGGGAGTgcagccaggagctgggagggccACCGGGAGCATGCCTTTGTCCTGGAGCCTTTTGATGGAGCCAATGTGGCCCCGCACCTCTGGCTGAACCGCTTTGAGGTCATCAGTGACCTCAGCCATTGGGACCACGCCACCAAGCTGAGGTTCCTGAAAGAGTCCCTCAGGGGAGACGCCCTGGAGGCCTACAGTGGACTCAGTCCTGAGGACCAGGGGGAATACGGGGCTGTGAAAGAGGCCCTCCTGAAGACCACCGGGGGACCCGGGGCGGCCCACAGCTACCAGCCCAAGGAGATCCTCTTTGCCAACAGCATGGGTAAGGGCTACTACCTCAAGGGGAACATTGGCGACGTGCCCGTGAGTTTCCTGGTGGACTCTGGGGCCCAGGTCTCCGTGGTCCACCCGCGCTTGTGGAAGGAAGTCACCGGTGGCGACCTGGATACCCTGCGACCCTTTGAGAATGTGGTGAAAGTGGCCAACGGGGCTGAAATGAAGATCCTGGGTGTCTGGGATACAGTGATATCCCTGGGCACGCTGAAGCTGAAGGCGGCTTTCCTAGTGGCCAACGCAAGTGCCGAAGACGCCATCATTGGGACCGACCTGCTGCAGGACCACAACGCCGTCCTGGACTTCGAGCATCGCACGTGCACACTGCAAGGGAAGAAGTTCCGCCTTCTGCCTGTAGGAGGGTCCCTGGAAGACGAGTTCGACCTGGAGTTCATAGAGGAGGAGCTCTACTCAGAAGAGGGGCGGCAGCAGCTCCCCTATTGA